The following coding sequences are from one Methanococcoides orientis window:
- a CDS encoding beta-ribofuranosylaminobenzene 5'-phosphate synthase has product MIKIRSPSRLHLSLIDMNAELGRVDGGVGITLDSPNITLSAEKHDGIEITGGSSLSDRVYGAVESLLPEGEGIKVHVEEDMPPHVGLGSGTQIALSAAAAVNELYDLGLSVNELAIRVGRGGTSGIGVASFENGGFLVDCGHKFSDKGSFSPSSASRADPAPVIFRHDFPEWDIILALPDSKGAHDAQEVDIFKKECPIPLREVQEVSHVVLMQMMPSIIEGDIENFGMALNHLQSVGFKKREVALQSPAVRDLIEFMQDLGAAGAGMSSFGPVVFGVVDHRRIAEQIRKEAQLFLDDTVGGNVVLTRANNSGAKIWKD; this is encoded by the coding sequence ATGATTAAAATAAGATCTCCATCCAGATTGCATCTGTCTTTGATAGACATGAATGCAGAGCTCGGAAGGGTGGATGGCGGTGTGGGGATAACCCTTGATTCGCCTAACATCACACTGAGTGCTGAAAAGCATGATGGGATCGAAATAACGGGTGGATCAAGTCTTTCAGACAGGGTATATGGAGCTGTGGAATCTTTATTACCCGAAGGTGAAGGCATAAAGGTCCATGTGGAAGAAGATATGCCTCCTCATGTTGGTCTGGGGTCCGGTACCCAGATAGCCCTGAGCGCTGCAGCAGCAGTTAACGAACTTTATGATCTTGGATTGAGCGTCAACGAACTTGCCATCAGGGTTGGCAGGGGTGGAACTTCCGGTATAGGGGTTGCTTCTTTTGAGAATGGCGGTTTCCTTGTCGATTGCGGGCATAAGTTCAGTGATAAGGGGTCATTTTCTCCTTCATCTGCCAGCAGGGCGGATCCAGCTCCGGTGATCTTCAGGCATGACTTTCCGGAGTGGGACATCATACTGGCACTTCCGGATTCCAAAGGGGCACATGATGCCCAGGAAGTGGATATATTCAAAAAAGAGTGTCCTATTCCTCTTCGGGAAGTTCAGGAAGTTAGTCATGTTGTGCTGATGCAGATGATGCCTTCGATCATAGAGGGTGATATTGAGAACTTCGGAATGGCCCTGAATCATTTGCAGTCAGTTGGTTTCAAGAAACGAGAGGTTGCTTTGCAGTCACCGGCTGTGCGAGACCTTATCGAGTTCATGCAGGACCTTGGGGCAGCAGGTGCAGGAATGAGCTCTTTTGGACCTGTGGTATTTGGTGTTGTGGACCACAGACGTATAGCTGAACAGATAAGAAAGGAAGCACAGCTTTTCCTTGATGATACCGTTGGTGGCAACGTTGTCCTGACACGTGCGAACAACTCCGGTGCAAAAATATGGAAGGATTGA
- a CDS encoding type IV pilin N-terminal domain-containing protein: MVAILKNDGAVAPIIGALLLVMLTVLLGGVVAAAVIGDGIFGSISSSTPMAMIEVKDAVGGVPNAVQYKENYVILEHKGGDPLDLDSTFVVLSGDGSSYVGKVGHGGFKVYGQVTAKYYDLTPSGTCATYKSNNPCIDDGLWSAGEFLVLNGDDSINGTDASTVRVSVGSYSDTSNNYGFRQGTLITVKVFDSTTDRVIAEDIVSVRPLD; the protein is encoded by the coding sequence ATGGTAGCGATCCTAAAAAACGATGGTGCAGTAGCACCAATAATCGGAGCGCTTCTGCTGGTCATGTTGACCGTGCTTCTTGGAGGTGTGGTGGCAGCAGCAGTAATTGGTGACGGTATCTTTGGAAGCATTTCCTCTTCTACGCCCATGGCTATGATAGAGGTCAAAGATGCTGTTGGTGGCGTTCCGAATGCAGTGCAGTATAAAGAGAACTATGTGATACTCGAACACAAAGGCGGAGATCCGCTGGACCTTGACTCCACTTTTGTGGTCCTAAGTGGCGATGGAAGCAGCTATGTCGGTAAAGTGGGGCATGGCGGATTCAAGGTGTACGGGCAGGTAACTGCAAAATATTACGACCTGACTCCTTCCGGTACATGTGCAACCTACAAGAGCAATAACCCATGCATCGACGATGGCCTGTGGTCTGCCGGTGAGTTCCTGGTGCTTAATGGCGATGACAGTATCAATGGTACGGATGCTTCTACGGTCCGTGTTAGTGTTGGGAGTTACTCGGATACTTCTAATAATTACGGCTTCAGGCAAGGCACTCTGATAACTGTTAAGGTGTTTGATAGTACTACCGATCGTGTTATTGCAGAGGATATTGTGTCGGTAAGACCTCTGGACTGA
- a CDS encoding ATP-dependent DNA helicase has protein sequence MSDNPAYMKYFPKNSCYNNQKEAMDRIHSALLQKQFVLFEGACGTGKTLSALSPSLHVGKQLDKTVIIATNVHQQMVQFINEARDIKKMHDVKVAIVKGKTTMCPHEADYEECSVKRENTFELMEAEREMHLKRQELRSARESYKKSHDQAFVALRDELAKELDALEEKAKGLRDRSCNDLYEVLRSDSEKFRDWLFKEVRTPEEVNDHALQNGMCGYELLKRELKHADLLICNYHHVLNADIFSTVLGWLEKEPQDVIAIFDEAHNIESAARSHSSISLTEHSIEKARAELEANIDLLADDNIHNLFKVFQDVITETYNSRFKFGERERVRKNWYDMRISDPYDRNDIVRARFLRNAKEDFGDKDEIQILLSEASEIGAKLDETYRDQYKKGLTGVMKRSHIRYVADFLSAYLELSHNPNYYPILNVRRDMNDEIYGRVELFTCIPKNVTEPLFNSLFSGVLMSATLHPFEMVKKTLGITRETCEISFGTSFPEEKRLSIAVSIPPLFAKNRDDPHTVGLLEQVLLDSIEHSKGNVIIFFQSSFEAKRFYSKLEPRIDVPIFLDEVGVSSQEVRQEFFAIGESGGKAVLMSYLWGTLSEGIDYRDGRGRTVIIVGVGYPALNDRMNAVESAYDHVFGYGAGWEYAIQVPTIRKIRQAMGRVVRSPEDYGARILLDGRFLTDSKQRFGKFAVFDVFPPAESKEFVDVDPEKVKYSLMNFFMDNEGQ, from the coding sequence ATGAGTGACAATCCCGCGTATATGAAATATTTCCCCAAGAATTCATGTTATAATAACCAGAAGGAGGCAATGGACCGAATACATTCTGCCCTTCTGCAGAAGCAGTTCGTACTATTCGAGGGCGCATGCGGGACCGGCAAGACGCTGAGTGCTCTGTCACCATCACTGCACGTGGGTAAGCAGCTTGACAAGACCGTCATTATAGCTACGAACGTACATCAGCAGATGGTCCAGTTCATCAATGAAGCCCGTGACATCAAGAAGATGCACGATGTCAAGGTTGCTATTGTGAAAGGGAAGACCACAATGTGTCCCCATGAAGCGGATTATGAGGAGTGTTCTGTCAAAAGGGAGAACACCTTTGAGCTTATGGAGGCCGAGCGGGAAATGCATCTTAAGCGGCAGGAGCTCAGGTCTGCAAGAGAAAGCTACAAGAAATCCCATGATCAGGCCTTTGTAGCACTTCGTGATGAACTTGCAAAGGAGCTCGATGCTCTGGAAGAGAAGGCTAAAGGCCTGCGTGATCGTTCCTGCAATGACCTTTATGAGGTTCTGAGGTCTGATAGCGAAAAGTTCCGTGACTGGCTCTTTAAAGAAGTACGCACTCCAGAAGAGGTCAATGACCATGCTCTTCAAAATGGTATGTGTGGATATGAGCTGCTAAAACGTGAACTCAAGCATGCGGACCTTCTGATCTGCAATTATCACCATGTGCTGAATGCGGATATCTTCTCAACGGTACTGGGCTGGCTTGAAAAGGAACCCCAGGATGTCATCGCTATCTTTGATGAAGCGCATAACATCGAATCGGCAGCACGTTCCCATTCATCTATCTCCCTGACCGAGCATTCCATCGAAAAAGCAAGGGCAGAACTTGAGGCCAACATCGACCTTCTGGCAGATGACAATATCCACAACCTGTTCAAGGTCTTCCAGGATGTTATTACCGAAACCTACAATTCCAGGTTCAAGTTCGGTGAGCGCGAACGTGTCAGGAAGAACTGGTATGATATGCGTATCAGTGATCCCTATGACCGCAACGACATAGTACGTGCAAGGTTCCTTCGCAACGCAAAGGAGGATTTTGGTGACAAGGATGAGATCCAGATACTTCTCTCAGAGGCAAGCGAGATCGGGGCAAAACTCGATGAGACCTACCGTGACCAGTACAAGAAAGGTTTAACTGGTGTTATGAAACGCTCCCACATTCGGTATGTTGCAGATTTCCTTTCAGCTTACCTGGAGCTGTCCCATAATCCGAACTATTATCCTATACTAAATGTCCGCAGGGATATGAACGATGAGATCTACGGTCGCGTGGAACTGTTCACATGTATCCCCAAGAACGTTACAGAACCGCTCTTTAATTCCCTGTTCTCAGGCGTACTGATGTCAGCGACACTTCATCCGTTCGAGATGGTGAAGAAGACACTTGGGATCACACGGGAAACCTGCGAGATATCCTTCGGCACCTCCTTCCCGGAAGAAAAACGCCTTTCAATTGCAGTGTCCATCCCTCCTCTCTTTGCCAAGAACCGGGATGATCCGCATACTGTCGGGTTGCTGGAGCAGGTTCTTCTGGATTCAATTGAGCATTCAAAGGGGAATGTTATCATCTTTTTCCAGAGCTCCTTTGAGGCAAAGAGGTTCTATTCAAAACTGGAACCCAGAATAGATGTGCCTATCTTCCTTGATGAGGTAGGTGTGTCTTCCCAGGAAGTCAGGCAGGAATTCTTTGCTATAGGTGAGTCCGGTGGCAAGGCCGTGCTGATGTCCTATCTCTGGGGGACCCTGAGTGAGGGTATAGATTACCGTGATGGCAGGGGTCGCACTGTTATTATCGTAGGTGTGGGCTATCCGGCCCTCAATGACAGGATGAATGCAGTAGAATCAGCATATGATCATGTCTTTGGTTACGGTGCAGGATGGGAATATGCCATACAGGTTCCAACGATACGCAAGATCCGGCAGGCCATGGGCAGGGTTGTCCGTTCCCCTGAGGATTACGGTGCACGCATACTTCTTGATGGCAGGTTCCTGACCGATTCAAAGCAGAGGTTCGGCAAGTTCGCTGTCTTCGATGTGTTCCCGCCTGCAGAAAGTAAAGAGTTCGTGGATGTGGACCCTGAGAAAGTGAAGTATTCGCTGATGAACTTCTTCATGGACAACGAGGGGCAGTAA
- a CDS encoding GerW family sporulation protein, with translation MGVEDVIKEVTTELERMVSAKTVIGEPVVAGDKTIIPVTKVSFGFGSGGGEGTKGETETGFGGGGGGGAKIEPVAFLVIEEEGVRLMTLSGKSDFGKLIEAVPEVFEKIKSAKGKMKKGEEKEPEGDVPEDDGE, from the coding sequence ATGGGAGTCGAAGATGTCATAAAAGAAGTGACCACCGAGCTTGAGCGGATGGTCAGTGCAAAGACAGTGATCGGAGAACCAGTAGTTGCCGGGGACAAGACCATCATTCCTGTAACCAAGGTTTCCTTTGGTTTTGGCAGCGGTGGCGGAGAAGGTACCAAAGGTGAAACTGAAACCGGATTCGGTGGTGGAGGCGGGGGGGGTGCTAAGATCGAGCCTGTTGCTTTCCTTGTGATAGAGGAAGAAGGTGTTCGACTGATGACCCTTTCCGGAAAGAGCGATTTCGGGAAACTGATCGAAGCTGTCCCGGAGGTCTTCGAAAAGATAAAATCTGCAAAAGGGAAGATGAAAAAGGGTGAAGAAAAGGAACCTGAGGGCGATGTGCCTGAGGATGATGGCGAATAA
- a CDS encoding DUF2953 domain-containing protein yields MSLLIYSLSLCIILLLGLILLAPIDVVFSVRADLNGVHSRADVKWTILSTHFSKKKSLEKESDNKEKHLDKADEGGTWDGEKGKVEDKGKSDREEGSGMRESFDDYYTQGRMVYGIRDPVFSLLKGILSSIHIRELSCDLDYGLPNPADTGMLCGYLHTLASVVHSGCRKFHYSVNPLFAEEGLDVNMSGDIRFRIGSFIPPLLRFIFSRKVLGTGWWFIKNKRSSRSGVSV; encoded by the coding sequence ATGTCACTTCTCATCTACTCGCTTAGCCTTTGCATTATTCTTTTACTGGGGCTTATCCTGTTAGCTCCGATAGACGTTGTTTTCAGTGTAAGGGCCGACCTGAATGGCGTTCATAGCAGAGCAGATGTGAAGTGGACAATCCTTTCGACGCATTTCTCGAAGAAGAAATCTCTGGAAAAGGAATCTGACAACAAAGAAAAGCATTTGGATAAGGCAGATGAAGGTGGCACCTGGGACGGGGAAAAAGGCAAAGTGGAAGACAAGGGTAAATCCGATCGAGAGGAAGGGTCTGGCATGCGGGAGTCCTTTGATGATTATTATACACAAGGGCGTATGGTCTATGGTATCCGCGATCCTGTCTTTAGCCTGTTGAAAGGGATCCTTTCCTCCATACATATTCGTGAGTTGTCCTGTGATCTGGACTACGGTCTTCCTAACCCGGCAGATACCGGGATGCTTTGCGGATATCTTCATACCCTGGCATCTGTGGTTCACAGTGGTTGCAGGAAATTCCATTATTCTGTTAATCCTTTGTTTGCCGAAGAGGGGTTAGATGTGAACATGTCAGGCGATATCCGGTTCCGCATCGGGTCTTTTATTCCCCCTCTGCTGAGGTTCATATTCAGCAGGAAAGTGCTGGGTACAGGCTGGTGGTTCATTAAAAACAAACGCTCTTCCCGTTCGGGTGTTAGTGTTTAA